One segment of Spirosoma oryzicola DNA contains the following:
- a CDS encoding AAA family ATPase, producing the protein MFLKRIHIQHLRGIDDLEMAFDEIGNNRKQTLVLGENGVGKTNLLRAIALVTAGSDAINELIDTPDDWISFTKSTAQLEATLVTQEGQERNIKLVINRGDTAKDIILNNLNHLDEIDRALNHATRNYFVVGYGPLRRLNRGTFNRGAEFGFKQQRASNVASLFNQEYLLNPLTIWAMEVDYRTDGKGLDIIRESLNDFLPTIKFHSIDKEKGQLIFRQGNEFVPLHLLSDGYQNMVAWLGDLFYRISNTFNDYQSPLKARGLLLIDEIDLHLHPNWQRKVFDFIRYKLPYFQLIATTHSPLLAQQARQGELYSLKQVADQRIVLEAFRGAPDRLLLHQLLMSPAFDVDSDESLAVEQLKKDYETLRNRKETPPQELHELAEQINQLPQTQRSNMVYEPDQIDLLRDIQAELKARKGE; encoded by the coding sequence ATGTTTTTGAAACGCATTCATATTCAGCACCTTAGGGGTATCGACGATCTTGAGATGGCTTTTGATGAAATTGGAAACAATCGAAAACAAACGCTTGTATTGGGTGAGAATGGTGTAGGCAAAACCAATTTACTACGGGCAATCGCATTGGTAACGGCTGGTAGTGACGCAATCAATGAGTTAATTGATACTCCAGACGATTGGATCTCTTTCACCAAAAGCACTGCCCAATTAGAGGCTACTCTTGTAACTCAAGAGGGGCAAGAGCGAAATATAAAGCTTGTCATAAACCGAGGTGATACGGCAAAAGATATAATACTAAACAATTTAAATCACCTTGACGAAATAGATAGGGCTCTTAATCATGCTACCCGAAACTATTTTGTTGTAGGTTATGGACCACTTCGCCGGCTAAATCGAGGAACATTCAATCGAGGAGCTGAATTTGGGTTTAAGCAGCAAAGAGCTAGCAATGTTGCTAGTCTATTTAACCAGGAATACTTGTTGAACCCTTTGACAATTTGGGCGATGGAGGTTGACTATCGCACTGATGGAAAAGGCTTAGATATTATTCGGGAGTCGCTGAATGATTTTTTACCTACGATTAAATTTCACTCAATTGATAAGGAAAAAGGACAACTGATTTTTCGTCAAGGAAATGAGTTTGTCCCTCTCCACTTGCTCAGTGATGGATATCAGAATATGGTTGCTTGGCTTGGTGATCTGTTTTACCGAATAAGCAACACATTTAATGATTACCAATCACCCCTAAAAGCGCGTGGTTTGCTCTTAATTGACGAAATTGATTTGCATTTACATCCTAACTGGCAGCGGAAAGTATTTGACTTTATTCGCTACAAACTACCTTATTTTCAGCTAATTGCCACTACTCATTCGCCTTTACTTGCACAACAGGCTCGGCAAGGTGAATTGTACTCCCTCAAGCAAGTAGCTGACCAAAGGATTGTTTTGGAAGCATTTCGGGGTGCCCCTGACCGGTTACTACTCCATCAATTACTAATGTCGCCTGCCTTCGACGTAGATTCAGATGAATCACTTGCAGTTGAACAGCTTAAAAAGGATTACGAAACCTTAAGAAACAGGAAAGAGACTCCTCCGCAAGAGCTTCATGAACTTGCGGAGCAAATTAACCAATTGCCGCAAACTCAGCGATCAAACATGGTTTATGAGCCAGATCAAATTGATTTATTACGCGATATCCAGGCAGAACTAAAAGCGCGCAAGGGGGAATGA
- a CDS encoding glycoside hydrolase family 43 protein: MKALLIYLILSLTALQASAQAKQEIFFADVTIYVEGGNYYLTGSKGGNGGPQGFALLESKDLKTWAVPAKATDSLGMILTKGDHTFGTKGFWAPQILNDKGTYYLTYTADEQTALAQSTSLLGPYRQKEVRPIDGSQKNIDSYLFKDTDGTYYLYCVRFNKGNYLYVAEFDLKTGTIKPQTLKRCFEQTQAWEATPNYQSAPIMEGPTVIKLRNKYYLFYSANHFQNIDYAIGYAVADSPYGPWVKYNGNPIIHRSIVGENGSGHGDLFEGIDKQLYYVYHIHNSSDKVGPRRTRIVPVVEQWDEKAGVYRFSVKGDEVIVPVMAKK; this comes from the coding sequence ATGAAAGCACTTCTTATTTATTTGATCCTGTCCCTAACTGCTTTGCAGGCATCTGCACAGGCAAAGCAGGAGATTTTTTTTGCCGATGTGACCATCTATGTTGAAGGAGGCAACTATTATCTGACCGGTTCAAAAGGGGGGAACGGCGGGCCACAGGGTTTTGCCTTATTAGAGTCAAAGGACCTCAAAACATGGGCCGTGCCTGCCAAGGCAACTGATTCACTGGGGATGATCCTGACTAAAGGCGACCACACCTTCGGCACCAAAGGCTTCTGGGCGCCCCAAATTCTCAACGATAAGGGCACCTATTATCTTACGTATACGGCCGATGAGCAAACCGCATTGGCCCAGTCAACCTCGTTACTAGGTCCTTACCGACAAAAGGAGGTCAGGCCAATTGACGGCTCCCAGAAAAATATTGATTCCTATCTTTTTAAGGATACCGATGGTACATACTACCTCTACTGTGTACGCTTTAATAAGGGTAATTACCTGTATGTCGCCGAGTTTGATCTGAAAACCGGAACGATTAAGCCCCAAACCCTGAAACGATGTTTTGAGCAAACCCAGGCCTGGGAGGCAACACCTAACTATCAATCCGCCCCCATTATGGAGGGGCCTACGGTTATTAAATTGAGAAATAAATATTACCTGTTTTATTCAGCCAATCATTTCCAGAACATCGATTATGCGATTGGCTATGCCGTGGCTGATTCGCCCTACGGGCCTTGGGTAAAATATAACGGTAACCCCATCATTCATCGCTCGATCGTTGGCGAAAACGGATCAGGCCACGGTGACCTGTTTGAAGGGATCGACAAGCAATTATATTACGTCTACCACATTCACAACTCATCCGACAAAGTAGGCCCTCGCCGGACACGGATCGTACCGGTCGTCGAACAATGGGATGAAAAAGCGGGTGTTTATCGGTTTAGTGTAAAAGGGGATGAGGTCATTGTACCGGTAATGGCCAAAAAATAA
- a CDS encoding SIR2 family protein, with amino-acid sequence MIVWPKNIIDDIALRKSVIVLGSGVSANSVNAAGQRPKTWKSFLETGCAHIADLKVKREVLKLISQNDFLTACEILKTTLGSFIFNNFVISEYQAPGYQPASIHETIYRLDSKIVITPNFDNIYDRYASTTSAGTVTVKEHTDDDIVEALRINKRLILKIHGKVETPNNLIFTRESYAQARQKYKSMYEVLDALLITHTFLFLGCGTNDPDIRLLLEDYRHRFRNSGDHYFVLSKTSASPSVKNILEQTLKIKLLEYSTIGGAHTVLLNSLVNLADQVEATRTEIALTQGW; translated from the coding sequence ATGATAGTTTGGCCTAAAAATATCATCGATGACATTGCACTTCGTAAGAGTGTCATTGTGTTAGGTTCAGGGGTATCAGCCAATTCAGTAAACGCTGCAGGGCAAAGGCCGAAAACTTGGAAAAGTTTTTTAGAGACTGGTTGTGCCCATATTGCTGATCTGAAAGTAAAACGGGAAGTACTGAAATTAATATCTCAAAATGATTTTCTAACAGCTTGTGAAATTTTAAAAACTACTTTAGGTAGTTTTATATTTAATAATTTTGTTATCAGTGAGTATCAAGCGCCAGGCTATCAACCTGCCAGCATTCATGAAACTATATATAGATTAGATTCTAAAATTGTTATAACACCAAACTTTGATAATATTTATGATCGTTATGCATCTACAACCTCTGCCGGTACTGTTACAGTTAAAGAACATACTGATGATGATATTGTTGAGGCATTAAGGATAAATAAAAGGTTGATCTTGAAAATACACGGCAAAGTTGAAACTCCTAATAATCTCATTTTTACTAGAGAGTCTTATGCGCAGGCACGACAGAAATACAAGTCTATGTATGAGGTCTTAGATGCATTATTGATTACCCATACGTTCTTGTTTTTAGGTTGTGGTACAAATGATCCTGATATTAGATTACTTTTAGAGGATTACAGACACAGATTCAGAAATTCTGGAGATCATTATTTCGTATTATCAAAAACGAGTGCTTCTCCTTCAGTGAAGAATATTCTAGAGCAAACTTTGAAAATTAAATTATTGGAATACTCAACTATTGGAGGGGCCCATACAGTTTTGCTTAATTCATTAGTAAATTTAGCAGATCAAGTGGAGGCTACGCGTACTGAAATTGCTCTTACGCAAGGTTGGTAG
- a CDS encoding dihydrofolate reductase family protein, with the protein MRTVTFAMNISLDGYCDHTLFNPSEEVHEYFTSLLEEVDLLFFGRIMYQLMFPFWSDVAKHQSGTSDENRFAQKLTAIDRVVISRTLDQVEENTRIVRSNPVQELLKLKQQVGKKISVDSVSLLPELLAAGLIDEFHLVVHPVLVGRGRQLIEGGSLQENLDLRLVDTIVFKSGVVALHYLKQ; encoded by the coding sequence ATGAGAACGGTAACCTTCGCCATGAATATTAGCCTGGATGGCTATTGCGATCACACGCTGTTCAATCCCAGTGAAGAGGTGCATGAGTATTTCACCAGCCTGCTGGAGGAGGTGGATCTGCTCTTTTTCGGCCGGATTATGTATCAGCTCATGTTTCCCTTTTGGTCTGATGTGGCCAAACACCAATCCGGTACATCCGATGAAAATCGCTTCGCCCAAAAACTGACGGCGATCGATCGAGTAGTGATATCACGAACCTTAGACCAGGTGGAGGAAAATACGCGCATTGTCCGGAGCAATCCAGTCCAAGAGCTGCTGAAGCTGAAGCAACAAGTGGGTAAAAAAATTTCTGTAGACAGTGTCAGTCTGCTGCCGGAATTGCTGGCAGCGGGCCTGATCGATGAATTTCATCTGGTTGTCCACCCGGTACTGGTGGGGAGAGGAAGACAATTAATTGAAGGGGGCAGCCTTCAGGAAAACCTTGATTTGAGGTTAGTTGACACAATCGTTTTCAAATCGGGCGTTGTGGCGCTTCACTACCTGAAACAGTGA
- a CDS encoding recombinase family protein: protein MAKKTTPHQSHSLADEKVSSNERKYVLYFRVSTKKQGESGLGLEAQRAYINHFYKDKPILAEFTDIRSGKTIHKRPELQKAIALCKKEGATLVVAKIDRLSRNTENALHIYKELNERLESCDIPNLDKFTLTLFMAIADRERVLISIRTQQAVEARRVRLGEWRRGGPNLKKADAGLRGAQLSREIAEENENSRRASALISMLRSTGKTYEQIAEQLNLAGFRTPRGSNFHKMQVQRLVKRIESNKNGQLVAELADSRID from the coding sequence ATGGCTAAAAAAACAACGCCTCATCAGAGCCATTCGCTGGCCGATGAGAAAGTTAGCTCGAATGAACGAAAGTATGTGCTTTACTTTCGGGTGTCGACCAAAAAACAAGGTGAGTCAGGATTAGGACTGGAAGCCCAACGCGCCTATATCAATCACTTTTACAAAGACAAACCTATACTGGCTGAGTTTACCGACATACGATCAGGAAAAACGATTCACAAGCGGCCCGAGCTCCAAAAGGCAATCGCACTTTGTAAAAAGGAAGGGGCTACGTTAGTCGTAGCCAAGATTGACCGGCTGAGCCGTAATACGGAGAATGCTCTTCATATTTATAAGGAGCTCAATGAGCGATTGGAGAGTTGCGATATTCCTAACTTGGACAAGTTTACGCTGACCTTGTTTATGGCCATCGCGGATCGGGAGCGAGTCTTGATCAGTATCCGAACGCAACAGGCCGTTGAAGCTCGACGGGTTCGGCTTGGTGAATGGCGGAGGGGTGGCCCCAATCTTAAAAAAGCAGATGCTGGGTTAAGGGGAGCTCAACTATCCAGGGAGATTGCTGAAGAAAATGAAAATAGCCGTCGGGCATCGGCCTTAATCAGTATGCTTCGCTCAACTGGCAAAACCTACGAACAAATCGCTGAGCAACTGAATCTAGCTGGCTTCAGAACACCGCGTGGTTCGAATTTTCATAAAATGCAGGTTCAGCGGCTTGTCAAACGAATCGAGTCCAATAAAAACGGCCAACTCGTTGCTGAGTTAGCCGACAGTAGGATCGATTAA
- a CDS encoding DEAD/DEAH box helicase — MIDFSKKLGANALAKKTDPVEIYDLLDRASDKGPLRPAQHNVLKNWFDNYRTKKDVIIKLHTGQGKTLIGLLLLQSRLNEGKGPSLYLCPNKYLVEQTCEQAKQFGVKYCHIDTNNNIPHEFWENKSILIAHVQLLFNGKTKFGLKNSSLPVGSIVLDDSHACIDTIQEAFTIRIKKEHNVFEKLLTLFDADLEGQGLAKLEEIKLGEYEALLPVPYWAWQEKYKDVVSILVEKKADYQFSWELVKDVIQDCQCVFSGSGVEITPYRNPIEQFGSFYKASHRVFMSATTNNDSFFIKGLDLSIDTIRKPIKYDLEKWSGEKMILIPYLFNYSTNRNDIVNTFAKPNPSRKYGIVGLTPSQYFSKLWQICGATVSESIETQIKLLKEQRYENTIVFSNRYDGIDLADDMCRILILDSKPYATTLIDRYHESCRTNSKVTDVKIAQKIEQGLGRAVRGEKDYCCILLIGDELIKNFRTKSLNQYFSAQTNKQIEIGLETIEFAVKETGITDDYIALKELINLVINRDENWKKFYKEKMDLIEPNKEDNDLLELFELEKKAEEKYRDGEPEAAVKHIQSIIDKHLGGDNKDERGWYLQEMARYLYNESKIKSNDLQLSAYKINRYLLKPTQGVQFQKLKLNKSRLENIKNWISKFDSYEELKLEVNDILGKLSFGVKADKFEQGINNLGEALGFASERPDKEHKKGPDNLWNVRASEYILFECKNEVDENRAEINKHETGQMNVSCAWFKDNYAGETVKNIMVIPTKNISAHGAFSQEVEILNKRGLKKLNNNVDRFFKEFKDFDIHTLTDQQIDSFLVAHTLTVENILNEYTIKPYQLR; from the coding sequence ATGATTGATTTCAGCAAAAAACTTGGAGCAAACGCGCTAGCCAAAAAGACAGATCCAGTTGAAATTTACGATTTGCTAGATAGAGCAAGTGACAAAGGACCATTAAGACCAGCTCAACACAATGTTCTAAAGAATTGGTTCGATAACTATCGAACAAAAAAGGATGTCATAATAAAGTTACATACTGGACAAGGTAAAACATTAATTGGCCTTTTATTATTACAGTCTAGGTTAAATGAAGGAAAAGGACCATCTCTGTATTTATGTCCAAATAAATATTTAGTTGAACAGACATGCGAACAAGCAAAACAGTTTGGTGTCAAATATTGCCATATAGATACTAATAACAATATACCACATGAATTCTGGGAAAATAAATCTATTTTAATAGCACATGTTCAATTATTATTTAATGGAAAAACAAAATTTGGATTAAAAAATTCGTCCTTACCTGTTGGTTCAATAGTATTAGATGATTCTCATGCATGTATAGATACGATCCAAGAAGCATTTACGATAAGAATAAAAAAGGAGCATAACGTATTTGAAAAATTATTGACTCTTTTCGATGCGGATTTAGAAGGACAAGGTTTAGCAAAATTAGAGGAAATTAAACTTGGAGAATATGAAGCGCTACTACCTGTACCCTACTGGGCATGGCAGGAAAAATACAAAGATGTTGTTTCAATATTAGTTGAAAAAAAAGCAGATTATCAATTTAGCTGGGAATTAGTAAAAGATGTTATACAAGATTGTCAATGTGTATTTTCAGGTTCAGGCGTAGAGATAACTCCATATAGAAATCCAATAGAACAGTTTGGCTCTTTTTACAAAGCATCTCATAGAGTCTTTATGTCTGCAACAACGAACAATGATTCATTTTTCATAAAAGGGTTAGACTTATCTATTGACACAATTAGGAAACCGATAAAGTATGATCTTGAAAAGTGGTCAGGAGAGAAAATGATTCTTATACCTTATCTATTTAATTATAGCACTAATAGAAATGATATTGTTAATACATTTGCGAAACCAAACCCAAGTAGAAAATATGGTATTGTAGGATTGACCCCAAGTCAATACTTTTCGAAGCTTTGGCAAATATGTGGTGCTACAGTTTCAGAGTCAATAGAAACTCAAATTAAATTATTAAAAGAGCAACGCTATGAAAATACAATAGTGTTTTCTAATAGATATGATGGTATAGACTTAGCAGATGATATGTGTCGAATCCTCATATTGGATTCAAAACCTTATGCTACGACTTTAATAGATAGATACCACGAGAGCTGCAGAACAAATAGTAAAGTAACAGATGTTAAAATTGCTCAAAAGATAGAGCAAGGGCTAGGCCGTGCTGTTAGAGGTGAAAAAGATTATTGTTGTATACTTTTGATTGGAGATGAATTAATAAAAAACTTTAGAACGAAGTCTTTAAATCAATACTTTTCGGCTCAAACGAACAAGCAGATAGAGATTGGTTTAGAAACTATTGAATTCGCGGTCAAAGAAACTGGTATTACAGATGACTACATTGCCCTAAAAGAGTTGATAAACTTGGTCATTAATAGAGACGAAAATTGGAAGAAATTTTATAAGGAAAAAATGGATTTAATTGAACCAAACAAAGAAGACAATGATTTGCTTGAATTGTTTGAATTAGAAAAAAAGGCAGAAGAAAAATATAGAGATGGAGAGCCTGAAGCTGCTGTAAAACATATTCAGTCAATAATAGATAAACATTTAGGGGGAGATAATAAAGATGAACGTGGGTGGTATTTACAAGAAATGGCGAGGTATTTGTATAATGAAAGTAAAATCAAATCAAATGATTTACAACTTTCTGCATATAAAATTAATAGATACTTATTGAAACCTACACAAGGGGTACAATTCCAAAAGTTAAAGTTAAATAAATCAAGACTTGAAAATATTAAAAATTGGATTTCAAAATTTGATTCTTATGAAGAATTAAAACTTGAGGTTAATGATATATTGGGAAAGCTAAGCTTCGGTGTTAAAGCTGACAAATTTGAACAAGGAATAAATAATTTAGGAGAAGCACTTGGTTTTGCGAGTGAACGGCCAGATAAAGAGCATAAAAAAGGCCCAGATAATCTTTGGAATGTACGAGCATCTGAATATATATTATTTGAATGCAAGAACGAAGTAGACGAAAACCGGGCTGAGATTAATAAACATGAGACTGGCCAAATGAATGTTTCTTGCGCTTGGTTCAAAGATAACTATGCTGGAGAAACCGTAAAGAACATTATGGTTATTCCGACTAAAAATATATCAGCCCATGGTGCTTTTAGTCAAGAAGTTGAGATATTAAATAAAAGAGGTTTGAAAAAATTAAATAATAATGTTGATCGTTTTTTCAAGGAATTTAAAGATTTTGATATTCATACTTTGACTGATCAACAGATTGATTCTTTCTTGGTCGCACATACATTAACTGTTGAAAATATACTTAATGAATATACAATTAAACCCTACCAATTAAGATGA
- a CDS encoding cation diffusion facilitator family transporter, with protein sequence MEQPLKPHQAGPRRAERGQQTTLIGIGVSIVLLLVKGTAGYLGHSYALIADAIESGTDVITSTFVWLGLRVASRRPDQNHPYGHGKAEPLAAIVVAFALVGAAILIAVESIQNIRVPHKVPEAWTLAVLAGVVVVKEVLFRKIAQVGAEVESSAVKADAWHHRSDAITSLTAFMGIGIALIGGPGYESADDWAALLASGFIIFNAYHIFRPSFGEIMDEAPTGDWQQELATIALSVPGVKGIDKYRVRKTGFEYFVDLHVLVPGDLSVSQGHRIAHTVKAAILQAKPAVYDVLIHIEPA encoded by the coding sequence ATGGAACAACCATTAAAACCGCACCAGGCCGGGCCACGCCGGGCCGAGCGAGGGCAGCAAACTACGCTCATCGGCATTGGAGTTAGTATTGTGCTGCTGCTGGTTAAAGGCACCGCTGGCTATCTGGGCCATTCGTACGCCCTGATCGCCGATGCCATCGAGTCCGGAACGGATGTGATCACCTCAACTTTTGTCTGGCTTGGCCTTCGGGTAGCGTCCCGTCGTCCCGATCAGAACCACCCCTATGGACACGGCAAGGCGGAACCGCTGGCTGCCATTGTCGTGGCGTTTGCGCTGGTGGGTGCTGCCATTCTTATCGCCGTTGAAAGCATCCAGAATATCCGGGTGCCGCATAAAGTGCCCGAAGCCTGGACACTGGCCGTGTTGGCGGGGGTCGTCGTGGTTAAGGAAGTACTCTTTCGAAAAATAGCCCAGGTCGGTGCCGAGGTGGAAAGCAGCGCCGTTAAAGCCGATGCCTGGCACCACCGTAGCGACGCCATTACGTCGCTGACCGCCTTTATGGGGATTGGAATTGCCCTCATCGGTGGCCCTGGTTACGAAAGCGCCGACGACTGGGCGGCTCTGCTGGCATCGGGGTTCATTATTTTTAACGCCTATCACATTTTCCGCCCATCGTTCGGTGAAATCATGGACGAAGCACCGACGGGCGACTGGCAGCAGGAATTAGCGACGATTGCCCTTAGCGTACCCGGCGTGAAAGGGATCGACAAATACCGGGTACGAAAAACAGGCTTTGAGTACTTTGTTGATTTACACGTGCTAGTTCCGGGTGATTTATCGGTGAGCCAGGGCCACCGTATTGCTCATACGGTTAAAGCCGCTATTTTACAGGCAAAACCCGCAGTGTACGACGTGCTGATTCATATTGAACCGGCGTAA
- a CDS encoding efflux RND transporter periplasmic adaptor subunit encodes MKQVIISIISLWTLVSCEKKADTQTPPVTQKVATTATSQTVSFNTQQLISSGVDVGKPQRESVSGILKLQGTVSIPPQGIISVSFPLGGYLKSTDMLAGMRVKKGQVLAYLEDMQFIQLQQDYLTAKEHFSLAVSEFNRQRDLNATKASSDKVFQQAQADLEGQRILMNALGQKLEVIGINPSRLQADNISRRVAIHSPIDGIVAKVNANVGKYTSPTDMLFELVDLRDVHLVLTVFEKDLAKLSIGQSITAYTNSDPSKKYGGEIILINKNLNQDRMAEVQCHFKNYNVSLVPGTFMNGDVAVNNKEALTVPEGAIVRWQNKSYVFTDQGNGDFHMTEVRPGLVNQGRQQIDGKGITNQTNLVIKNAYALLLKIKNAEADE; translated from the coding sequence ATGAAACAGGTCATAATCAGTATCATCAGTCTATGGACCCTGGTATCCTGCGAGAAAAAAGCCGATACCCAAACGCCCCCCGTAACGCAGAAAGTGGCCACGACAGCCACCAGCCAAACGGTATCATTTAACACCCAGCAGCTCATAAGCAGTGGAGTAGACGTGGGGAAGCCCCAGCGCGAGAGCGTTAGTGGCATCTTGAAACTTCAGGGAACCGTTTCCATACCACCCCAGGGCATTATCAGCGTCAGTTTCCCGTTGGGTGGGTATCTGAAATCGACGGACATGCTGGCCGGGATGCGCGTTAAAAAGGGGCAGGTTTTAGCGTACTTGGAAGACATGCAGTTCATCCAGCTCCAGCAGGATTACCTGACGGCTAAAGAACATTTTAGCCTAGCCGTCAGCGAATTTAACCGCCAGCGCGACCTGAACGCGACCAAGGCCAGCAGCGACAAGGTCTTTCAACAGGCGCAGGCCGACCTGGAAGGACAACGTATTCTGATGAACGCGCTGGGTCAGAAACTGGAAGTGATCGGCATCAACCCATCCAGACTGCAGGCCGATAATATCTCACGCCGGGTGGCTATTCATTCGCCCATTGATGGAATCGTCGCCAAGGTGAATGCCAACGTGGGGAAATACACATCGCCAACGGACATGCTGTTTGAGCTGGTCGATCTGCGCGATGTTCACCTGGTCCTGACTGTCTTTGAAAAGGACCTGGCGAAACTCTCCATTGGTCAGTCCATCACGGCCTACACCAACAGCGATCCGAGCAAAAAATATGGCGGCGAAATCATCCTGATTAACAAAAATCTGAATCAGGATCGGATGGCCGAAGTACAGTGTCATTTCAAGAATTATAATGTCTCTCTGGTACCCGGCACGTTCATGAATGGCGACGTAGCCGTCAATAACAAAGAAGCCCTAACCGTACCGGAAGGGGCTATTGTTCGCTGGCAGAACAAATCCTATGTGTTTACCGATCAAGGCAATGGAGACTTCCACATGACCGAAGTGAGACCGGGTTTGGTCAATCAGGGTCGGCAGCAAATTGATGGGAAGGGAATTACCAATCAGACGAATCTGGTTATCAAAAACGCGTATGCCCTGTTACTAAAGATCAAAAACGCAGAAGCTGACGAGTAA
- a CDS encoding ParA family protein, with the protein MRSIAIFNNKGGVGKTTLLCNLAAHYAINENKKVVIIDADPQSNSTLYMIDDEATLKLYNKGSGTLNDIFSALKRKDQYYTKSLPIVKSSKFHVDIIPGDPQVSTFEDYLSKDWFDGIEKGTSRALRTTMIFKDLLFKLESLEYDLAFFDLGPSLGAINRAVLLSSDFFLIPMSADIFSLKAINNIEITLGDWRTNFAKGLQAYKQQEGEPYEIQSKEIFSDLKFAGYVTQQYIAKMKDGQRQAVGAFERIIKQIPNTIEKQLIPLFNPDSQLQSISYNLGEIPNLYSLIPFSQSSNAPIFSLGKEEGIVGAHFSKVKEYGDLLNDIANKLSLNLIML; encoded by the coding sequence ATGAGATCAATTGCGATATTTAACAATAAAGGTGGAGTTGGAAAAACTACATTGTTATGCAATTTGGCTGCTCACTATGCTATTAATGAAAACAAAAAAGTAGTAATTATTGATGCAGACCCGCAAAGTAATTCAACTTTGTATATGATTGATGATGAAGCTACTTTAAAACTATATAACAAAGGATCTGGAACGTTGAATGATATCTTTAGCGCACTTAAAAGAAAAGATCAATATTATACTAAAAGTTTGCCAATTGTAAAAAGTTCAAAATTTCACGTTGATATAATTCCTGGAGATCCTCAGGTGTCAACTTTTGAAGATTACTTGAGTAAAGATTGGTTTGATGGAATTGAAAAAGGAACCTCGAGGGCTTTGCGTACAACTATGATTTTTAAAGATCTTCTTTTTAAACTTGAATCATTAGAATATGATTTAGCCTTTTTTGATTTAGGTCCATCATTAGGCGCAATAAACAGAGCAGTACTATTATCAAGCGACTTTTTCTTAATCCCAATGTCAGCAGATATATTTAGTTTAAAAGCAATAAATAATATTGAAATAACACTTGGAGACTGGAGGACTAATTTTGCGAAGGGATTACAAGCTTATAAACAACAGGAGGGAGAGCCTTATGAGATTCAAAGTAAAGAGATATTTTCAGATTTAAAATTTGCTGGATATGTTACTCAACAATATATTGCTAAAATGAAGGATGGACAACGGCAAGCAGTCGGTGCTTTTGAACGTATAATTAAGCAAATTCCAAATACAATCGAAAAACAGTTGATTCCATTATTTAATCCTGATAGTCAACTTCAAAGTATCTCATATAATTTAGGTGAGATTCCTAATTTATATAGTCTTATACCATTTTCTCAATCATCAAACGCACCAATATTTTCATTAGGAAAAGAGGAGGGAATAGTTGGAGCGCATTTTTCAAAAGTGAAAGAATATGGTGATTTGCTTAATGATATTGCTAATAAACTCTCCTTGAATCTCATAATGCTATGA